The Rickettsiales bacterium genomic sequence ACAGCGTAACAGCTGCTAATATTAACGACACAGTTCTTGACGGCTTAACTGCTTCATCTGTAACTATCAGATCTAATAATTTTGATATTACTAATACTGATTTCGGTGATATTGGAAACTTTGTTGGTGTCGCTGGTGTTGGTGCTAACAATTCACTTTCTGTAATTGTTAATGGCACAACTTTCAGTGCAACTGATTTAGGTGGTGCTAATGATATCCTATCTTCAGCTGATCAAACAATTACTTTAATTGGTCGTGATGCTGCTGGTAATGATAACAATCAAAGGATCACTATTGATATCACTGGTTTAACTGGTTCTATCAACCTTGAAAATGCTGATGAAGTTAAAGCATTAACAAATGCTTTAGATTCTTACTTTGGTGTAGGTGCATCTGGTTCTGGTGGTTTATCATTCCAAGTTGGTTCTGCATTATCTGATAAAATTGCTATCTCAATTAAAGATGTATCAACTAGCAAGATTTATCTTGATAATGATGGTGTTGCACAAACTCTATCAATTGATACACAAGCTGGTGCACAAACAGCAGTTGAAGCACTAGATAACGCAATATCTTCAGTTATCTCTCGCAGGGCTGATGTTGGTGCTGCAATTTCAAGATTTGAATTTGCTTCATCTAACATTGAAGTATCAATCGCAAACCAAGATGCTGCTCGTGGTAGCTTCCTTGATGCAAATATAGCAGAAGAATCTACTAAATTTGCTACAAATCAGGTGAAATTACAGGCTTCTGTATCGGTTCTTGCTCAGGCAAACCAGATACCGCAGTTACTACTAAGACTAGTTCAGCAGTAATTATCTTTTTTACTTACAGGGGTGGAAGGCAACTTCCCCCCTTTTCTATCTTAAAATATAACTCCCACCTAGAATTTGGCATAAATATAGCTTTCATTAAACTATAATTTCTATATTTTATTAAAGGCTATAAACATAAATAAAATTTTGGAGGTCTTTATGGAAGTTAACGGAGTTTCAAATATTCAATCGGTTCAGGTTTCGCAAAATACTGCACCACAATCAGGGGTTGGAGCTGTTCAAACTATTGAACAAAGGCAAGATTTTACAGCACAAAGAGTTGTAAGTGCTGGTGAAAAATCTTCAATTGAACAAAACGCCGCTCGCTCAGAAGAAAGACGCTTTGAAGCTCTAAAGGGCGTTGCAGTTAGCTTAGTTGGTGGTGATAACCCATATTTTAATGATTATGTATTTACCATCTATAAAGGCTCTCAATCCAATAGTTTAGATAAATACTATATTCGCTTTACAGATATTTCTACTGGTAGAATTGAAACAAAATCTGAAGTGGAAGTTTTCCAGCTTGGTGGTGGTTCTGGAAATGTTGTTAGTGGCTCTTTATAAACAAAAAACTATTTCCAATGACAACTATAAATTTAGGAAATATTGTTGGAAATACCATCTCAGGAATAGCTTCTGGCTTGGATAGCACCAAGCTTGTTGAGGAATTATCGGCTCTAAGAAAAAGGCCAATTGATACTCTAAACCTTCAAATAAAAACAAATCAAACCAAAGTTACTGAATATAGTAGCCTTAATACGAATCTTAATGCGTTAAAAAATTCGGTTAATTTTTTGAGAAACCCTACTGGGGTATTAAGCAATTTTTCTAACGCTTTTGAGTATAGATCAGCAAATCTTTTTTCTACCACACTTTCTGCTTCAAGTTATTTATCTGTAACCGCAGATCCGGGGGCTCAGATTGGTAATAGCAAAATTGAAATTGGCTCTATTGCAAAAACTTTAGAGCAAAGAACTGGAAGCTTTAACACAAGAAGCCTCTCTGCAACAACAGCTTCATCAGGGTCATATTTTACTGCTGGAACATTTGAAATTGGCTCAGGTGTTACAAAAGAGGTTACAGGCACAACACTAACTGGCTTTCAGCTTGCATCAGGTGATTATTCCGTTGAGGGAAGTGCGACAGGTATTCTGACTGCCGCTGGTATAGAAAATTTCAATGTTGTGGGCGGAAGTGGTGGGTTAGTTGGTCTGCAAGGTTCAATTTCAGGCATTACAGCAAGCTATGATAATACAGCGAATACTACAACACTAAGCTTTACAAAAAATGGGGTTGTATATACATCAAATGCGATTACCTCTGATACCTCAATAAATGCAGGTGCAAATACAGGTGTTGCAAGTGGGGCGGTTATAACTTTTACAGGAAATTCAGGCGGTGTGAATGAAACATCTTTTACCCTAACACTTGATGAAGATATTATAATTGATGATTTACAATCAAACGCAAACAGCTTCGCAACTAACTTAAATTCAGCTTTATCAAATCAAAAAATTTATCAAAGCAGAAGAATAAATAATTTCACTAATGCAGATGTTAAAGCACCATTAACCGGTTTAACATCTTCAAATGTTCGTTTTATTTCGGATAATTTTAATACTTCAAATGGGCAATTTGGCACTATCAGAGATTTTCAAGTGCAATATAGCACTGGCTCAAATGGCATAATTTCAGTTAGGGTGGGTGATGAAATTTTTAGGGCTTCAAACCTTGGCACTACCCTTAATGCAAACCTTACCTTAGAAAGCACAACCAGCGATAAAAAAATTCAGATTAATTTGGGTGATGCTGGAGTTAGTGCAAATATCTCAACAAGGGAAAATGCTTCCTCTTTAGAAAAAGCACTTGGCTATGCTTTTGGAACTCGTGAATTAGTTGATTTTACTATTGTAGAAGGGGAATCCTTAAATGATATAGTTTTCAATCTAAACCAGAAGAAATCACTCACTGGCTTATCCGCATCTATCGTTCAAGTTGGTGATTTTGACTTCAGATTATCGTTAAAATCTGCTACAGAAGGCTTGGATAATTCATATCAGTTTTTTGATGCAGGTGGTGTTTTAACTAATGCTTCTATAACTACAACACAATCGGCCTCAAATGCAATATTCTCAGTTGATGGTGTAGAAATTGAAAGAAGCACAAATACAATCGCCGATGTTAAAGAAAATGTTACATTCACCCTTAGAAATGTTACACCTGATTATGGTGAAATTACTGCTGATAGCATTGATGTTGCAATAAATTTTGATGCAGATTTAGTTACTGAAAGAATCGTTGCTTTTCTTGATTCTTATAATGCTTTTAGGGTTTATGAAGCAAAGCAAAATGAGCGTGATCCCGCAACTCAAAAATACAAAGATACTGCAATCTTAGGCGGTGATACAATTCTTAAATCTCTCTCTGATTTACTTTCAATTGAGATTAACAGAATTGTTGATGGCACAACTGATAGCAATTTTAGATCACTTGCTGATATAGGCATTACACTTAATGATTTTGCTGGTGATGAAACTACTATCGCCACAAATAATATTCTTAATTATGATGAATCTGAGCTAAAAAACGCAATAGCAAATAATTTTGAAAAAATTAGAGAAATTTTTGAGTTAAAATCAACTATTAGCTCGTCAAATCTAGTTTTATCTAAATCAAGCAATAGCATTACGCTTAATGAATTTAAGCTTGATATTGATACTTCAAGAGCTGTAGGCCAGCAAGTTAAACTTCTAAATGCTGATGGCACTGATTATCTTTCAGGGGGTCAAAATGTTTATCTTTCTTTAAGTGCAGGCATTATTTCTGGTGCAACTGGAACGCCAGTAGCTGGCTTAGAATTTATTTATACTGGTGATGGCACTGATGAAATTTCTGTATCAATTACGCAAGGTATCGCAGATAAAATTTATAACATAGCAGATGATTATTTGAAAGATGGTGGAATTTTAGAAGTAACTATTGATGAAATAGTTGCTTCTAATGAAGATTTTTCTTCAGAGGTTATCTCACTTGAAGATAGGCTTGAAGATTATGTTAAAAGATTAAGAGATCAATTCGCGGCATTAGAGCAGGCTATCAATAGTGCAAACTCAGTTTTATTACTGCTAGAAGCACAAGATAATGTTCGTAATGCTAGGAATTAATTTTAATAAGTAAAAATCAACAAGGCTAAAATGTATTTAGCTATAGGAGGTCAAGATGACATACGCTATAAATAATTATAAAAATGCATTCCAAACGCTGGATAAATTCAGCAATCTTTTTTCATTATATGAAGGGGCAATTGTTAGCCTTATGCAAGCAAAAGATGCGATTATAAATAAAGATGTTCAAACCAGATATAACAAAATTGAAAAAGCATACCTTATAGTTTCTGGGCTCCGTGATTGTTTGGATATTGAAAATGGTGGTGAGGTTGCGGAAACCTTAAAAGATTGGTATACTGGTGTTTGCTACAGAATTTTAAGCATTAATTCTTCAGAAGATTTATCTATGTGCGATATGTGCATTAGACACTTAAAAGAAATGAAGGATTCTTGGCTGGAAGCAAAAAACACCTATGAAAAAGAATTAAAAGAAGATTCAAAAAGCGGGGCGAATGATGGTTTTTTGCCTGATATTTCGATCTACTTCAACCCTGCAAATATAGGTGCTATGCAAGCCCAACCAATGGCATTCAGTGTTTAGCTAATATACTAAATCGTAGTAAAATCATCAGCGTCAAAAGTGAAATTTGAAGTTGTATTAACTTCAATTATTTGACCATCAGGTAAAGTAATTTCTGATATAGAACCAGTTTTAACAATCACTAAATCGCTGAAGTCAATTCCAGAATTTAGAGCAATTTTATCGCCATTGCGAAAGCCTTTAATAATATCTTTCTCGCCACTAGCGGTAAAATCAAAGGTGAATATATCATTTCCACCGCCACCTTCTAAAATATCATTTCCAAGCCCACCGCTGATATTATCATTACCACTACTAGCTCTAATATTATCATCACCATCGCCGCCTTTAATAATATCATTTCCACTTCCACCAAAAATGCTATCATTACCAACACCACCATCAATTATATCATCGCCACTGCCAGCATAAATTAAATCATCGCCATCATCGCCATTAAGTTCGTCATTCCCTAAGTTACCATACAATTTATCAGCACCATCTCCCCCTGAAATCTTATCATCACCAAATCCACCTCTTATATCGTCATCTCCTGCATCACCATTAAGCTCGTCATCGCCTGATTTACCTCTAATAATATCCTCACCATCTCCACCAGCTAAAATATCGTTACCTCTACTGCCATAAACTTGGTCATTTCCTGATCCAGCATCCGCAATATTTCCGTTAGCAGAGTTTTGAAAATAAATCCTATCATTATCATCTCCACCAAAAACTAAGGCAAGCCCGCCATCTCTAACAAATATTGCATCATCACCAGTTCCACCATCTATTATATCTCCAACAAAATTTGTGCCGTTATATGAAATAGAAGCACCAGCACTATCAGAAGTGCCAGATCTTAAAGTGTCATTACCGCCATTGCCAATTATAAGGTCATTGCCAGAACCTCCATAAACTACATCTCTATTTTCAGAGCCATTAACAACATCATTGCCTTCTCCTGCATCAACATATGAAAATCTTCTAGTGTTTGCGGGATAATTTGTGTTTGTGAGGTTTATTTCGTCATTGCCAGCTAGAGCATTAATTCTAACTAAAAAGCCACCATTATCAAAAATGTCATCATTTGTTGTCCCGGTTAATCTTTGTCCGTTTGCAGTTCCAAGAATAGTCATAAGCCCTCGAAATATAGTTGTTAGCCCACCCAATATGAGGTTTCCTTAGCATAAAATTAGCTGTTAGTAAAGCTTTGATTAAAAAATTAATTTTTTGAAAATAATGCTTGAAGATGAGATTAATATCTCTATAAAACTCGCAAAATATTATTGATAATAGTTTTAATAATATTTCTTTTTTCTATGATCCCGTAGCTCAGTCGGTAGAGCATCTGACTTTTAATCAGTGGGTCACAAGTTCGAATCTTGTCGGGATCACCATTTTTTGCATTCCTAAATTTTACTTAATAGAATAGATATTTGTATTAAAATTACTTCTTCAAAATCCCCTTTGTGTCGTGAAAGGGTTGGTTTTGCTAGTGATTATGAACTTTAGTGAACTTTGTGGGTTTTATAGATGGTCGAGCGGAGGCTTTCATATTGTTTGATTAACCAGCTGTATATAAACAATTATCGGTCAATATGAAAAATGCTTGTACCCCCATTTATACCCCCAGAATGACTTTTTAGAGATATAAAGTATCGTTAATTTTTGTGTTATACTAAATATCAAAAATTTTTCAAGTGCGGTTATATGCATTAAAAACACCCCTAAGGGAGATTTTGAAATTTTGATTAGGCTTTATAGGGGTGATTATTCAAGATAAACACTAATATTATTATGGTAATTCATAAAGGGGGGTAGCCCCCTTAATCTATAGGAGAGGTTAGGTTATAGCTTCCTTTTCCACACAGATACGCTATAATTGCTTGCAGGAAAAGCACTATCGCTATCTAGTTATAGCTTCCTTTTCCACACAGATACGCTATAATGTTTCACGATTATTTAAGTCGTGTTCGCAAGTTATAGCTTCCTTTTCCACACAGATACGCTATAATATTTATTAAGTCCGTATGGCGGTATAATTGGTTATAGCTTCCTTTTCCACACAGATACGCTATAATAACAACTAACCAAAAGGAGCTTTATGATAAGTTATAGCTTCCTTTTCCACACAGATACGCTATAATGACGGCACATTAGCAGGCAATCCAGTTTTGGTTATAGCTTCCTTTTCCACACAGATACGCTATAATGAAAGTAATTGTAAAGAGCTTGCTTTAGGTGTTATAGCTTCCTTTTCCACACAGATACGCTATAATTAAGCAGTATATCTGGTTGCATCTTGTGCGGTTATAGCTTCCTTTTCCACACAGATACGCTATAATCAAATTCTGATAGGGATATGGGAAATTGTAGTTATAGCTTCCTTTTCCACACAGATACGCTATAATTATGCTCACGGGGTTTTAATTCTCCAGTTTGTTATAGCTTCCTTTTCCACACAGATACGCTATAATTGTGTGAAATATTACAATAAGCCCTATATGGTTATAGCTTCCTTTTCCACACAGATACGCTATAATTCATAATTAATACTCATAAAATCCTTTTGTGTTATAGCTTCCTTTTCCACACAGATACGCTATAATTGTTCCAAAATTATAATCATAAGCAAAGCTGTTATAGCTTCCTTTTCCACACAGATACGCTATAATAACAATATCCTCTATTTCTAGCGATAATAGGTTATAGCTTCCTTTTCCACACAGATACGCTATAATTATTCAAAGCTATAAATTGCAACCAGAATTGTTATAGCTTCCTTTTCCACACAGATACGCTATAATTAAAAAGAAGTAGCAGTAATAGTACCTTGGGTTATAGCTTCCTTTTCCACACAGATACGCTATAATCAGAAGCTGAATTTATTAAAAATAACATAGGTTATAGCTTCCTTTTCCACACAGATACGCTATAATTAGGGGCAGTATATCGCTTTACAAACACTAGTTATAGCTTCCTTTTCCACACAGATACGCTATAATCGGTTTTGGCTAACCCCCTGATAACAAAGGGGGTTTTAGCTTTTAGTTAACGAAAAAATTACAATAAAACTAGCTGTTCTTTAGTTACTTTTTCTATTTTTTTTCGTTCACCAACTAATATTTTAATTCTTGAATATTGCTTATCAGTTACCTCTAAAACCCTTACACTACCCCTAGGCGGTAAATTATTTTTTAATCTTGTGATATATTTATCAACTGCATCAAGCCCTTTGCAAATTCTGCAATACACAGAAAATTGAACCATAAAATAACCATCATTAAGAAGGTAATTTCTGAATCTGCTGGCACATTTTCTATCAAATTTTGTTTCAGTTGGAAGATCAAAGAAAACTAAAATTCTCATATATCTTTCCTCTTTAATTTTCATAATTTAACTGATTAAAGAGGCGAATTTATCAAAATTTTAGCTATTTTCCAAGAAAACACGCCACAAGTAAGCGAAGAAAATGTTTGAATTTTATTAAAAACCTAAATTAGGAAGAATTAAGAAATTTGTATCTTTCTCTTTTGTTGCCTTCTGAAGGGTTTCAGCGGAGCGTTCAATTGCTTTTAGAATAGTAATTTTTTCACCATCAAACATACAAAATTTAGTTAATACAGAAATAAGATTCTGCTTATCTTTCGGCGTTAAATCTGGCTTTTCGTTGTCTTGGAATTCTGTATAAACTAATTCATCTATAAAAGGTCTAAATGGCTCAATTAAATCATCAGCTAAATTAAAAGAATTTAGATTATTTGAGTGAAAAACGCCAAGAGACGGCATAAAGCCCGAAGAAACAACCGCCCTTGCAACTGCACCCCTTAAAATTGCGTAGCCATAATTTAGTGCTTTGTTTTTTATATCTTCTTTGCCTCTTTTGAAATTAGCAAATAATTCTTGCCAATATTCTTTTGCTGCTTGAGCTTCATTATTTTCTGAATCTCCAGATAATACAGATTTTGAGAGTTTAAGAAGCCTTATATTTTCGGTTTTATTGATTTTTTTTATAACCGAAAATTGATTGTAAATTTTTTGTTCAATAATTTTTTGCCATATTCTTTTTTTGAAAGGCTCAGACCAATTAATCTGCAAGTTAAAGATTTCAGTATATCTGCTATGCTTATGAAATGGAAGGAATATACCGCTTGGTAGATGGCTTTTATCTGTTATAAATAAAGCAATTCCATTATCTGCAATTGCTTGTAATAAATTTGCAGAAAAGCTAATTTCGCTATTATCAGCCATTATAATGGCAATATCTTCTAAGGGTATTGTAACCTCTTCCGAGTTATCAGCAGGCTTGTATAGAAGCTGATTGCTTTTAAGGCTTAACTTTGATTCTTTTGTAATATTTACAATTCGCCAAGACAAAATTATACCTCGCTTTTTTTACCAATTGGCATTCTTTTTTCACCTTTAACTTCTGAATAATTTCCTAAAATATCAACAGAGTATTTTTTGAAGTTTTTTACCTTAGTTATTGAAAACATTTTTGAATATTCAGTCCTTAATTCCTTTGTTTTCTTATCCAAAATTTTAAATTTTCCGCTTCTATCTTGGGTTTCTAACTCAAATTGACCGCTACTAGGTTTATATTGAATTATGTAACCAAAATATTCTTTTTTATCACTTTCAAAGCTAATTAGTTCATCTTTAAATAAATGGAATTTGAAACTAAAAGAATTGTCAATAGAGATGTATTTTTCCCCTCTTTTGTTTGATAATGCTTTCATTTCATTATTTCGTATTCCTTTAATGTCGGTTTCATAAAATGGAACAATAAAATAAAAGTTGTCTTTTTCAAACACATCTAGCCTTCTAACTTCCCCTAAATCAGCCTCTGCATTTCCGCTGTTTTTTAGATTAAGAACAGAATCGGATTCAAAATTCTCTGCAATTTTAAGCTTTTTAATTTGGTTTCCTATTTCATTATTACTTTTTTTAAGGAATACTTCTTTTTCAAACGCTTTAGTGCAATCAAAATTGTTTTCAGTAAGTAACTTCTTTATGGTGTTATATACTGAATACTCGCTATCAGAATCTTTAAATATTTTATTAGTTTCATCATAAATTCTGTAAGCTAGCATCTTATTTTCAAAATCTTCAAGGTTTTTGAAAAAATCTTTTTTAGATGCAATTTGTTTTAAACTGATATTTTTAGTAGTAAAATTAAGACCCCGATTTTTAAATTTTGTAGTTTTAAGGGTTGCTTTGTGAACCTCTCCACTTGCCTTCCTTCTTGCGGCTCTTGAAACAAAAACTTTTTCCAAATGGAAATTGACTTCATTTCTAAAACTTTCTTTATCTCCCCACGGGGTAGGAATGTTAGATTTATTGGCAAATTTCTTAAGCCATTCTTTACCTTTTTCTTCCTTGCGTTTAGTGAAGTTGGATAGATATTGAACCATTCCCTGCGTTGATACTGAACAAATTAATGCATCAACGGCGTGGTGTTTATCGCCTTCGGAGCGAACTTTTTCAAAGCCCCAATTATGACGCAAAAATGCTGTTAATGAGCCGTTTCTGGTTTGAACCTTGTTTTTTATTTTATCGTTTTCATTTAATTTTAAGAATGATTTTATATATCCCGCTGTATATTTGGTTGCGTAAGAGGTATCTCTTAAATTCCTCTCTATAAAATCATCTGATTGTTCAAATTTTTCTTTTAAGAGCCTATTCTTTTTTGGTAATGGCAAATTTGATGCAACTATTCTATCTTTGAAAGCTCGCCATTTATCCGTATCAACACCAAAATATTCAGCAGGAGTTTTATTACCTTTTTGCCTATTTTCGCTAGCAAAGCATAAAACCTTATTATTTAAGCTATCATCTAAACATCTGCTGTAGGGGATTATATGGTCTATATCTAAAGAGTTATAGTCTTTTAAGTTTTCAATTTTAATATCATTTCCAGAATAAATACATTTTTCATTTTGTTGACGCCATAATCTTAGCCTTAATAAATTTGCTCCTTCATCTGGCTTTAATCCAAGATTTTCACATTCTTTTCTTGCTTGCTCTTTTTGGTCTTGAAAGGCTTTTTGCCCTTTCTCAATTTTTCTTCTTTCACTATGGGAATTCTTAGCATCTCTAGTAAATTCAATATTAATTTGGTCTGGTCTGCCATGCTGTCTAATAACCGCATTTACTACTTTTCTAACTTGACAAACCGCCCTATGAACAACTGGGTTTCTTATAGGTTCAAAGTTAATTCCTTTTTTCTTAAGCTCTTCAAAAGATGGTAAATAGTCAAACTTTTCTGATTCAGAATTGGGGTTATAGTGTTTGTATCCCGCTAATTCACAAGCTTTTGAATAATTATAACCTTGTTCTAAAAAGGGATTAATTTTTCTTAATGCCCCTAATGAAAGATGCATATACTTAGAAAATGCTACTGATTTTAACTTTTCTGCAATTTCAGGCTTGGTAATTTGTATTAGCTCATTATAAGCTTCCTCTTCTGATTTAGTCGTAGTTAAAATCTCGCAAATTTTATCAAATTTCTCACTATTATTTAGAAGGGCGTGGAATTCTTCTTTTCCAAATTCCTCGTGAATGTTTTTTATAGTATTGAAGCCTTTTAACTCTATAAATTTTTCTGCTTCAGGATCTTTCTCTTTGCCTTTGCTATTCTTAAAAGTTGAATAATTTAACCCCTTAAATATTATTGTTTCATCTAGCTTTAGAGCTTTTCTTAGAGTTTTATAAGTTAATGTTTTTTGACTTAATGCAACCTCTTTTATAATCCTTTTTTGTTGTTCGGTTAACTCTATTTTTTCAGGGTTATCAATGGTTCTAAGGCTCAAATTTGAAATTTTAGTTAATAAATTAAAAATTTCTGCTGAGTAAGAATTCCTTGGTGCTCTAAGCTCATCTTTCTCAAAAGTGCATTTACCAATCATTTTTTCCATCTGCTTTCTATCTATTGCAGATTTTTGGCTAAAGGCTATTTCAATATATTTATTAACAAATTCAGTATTTATAAAATTTGCACCAAGCGAGGCTTGTTTTTCTAATATTAGTTTTGCTTCTTTCTCGGTTAGGTCTCTAGGAATTGAGTTTATATAAGTTTCAGATTTATTTCTGAACGGCTTATCATTAATATTTGTGCGAACCAAAAGCTGAGGAAATGTTAACAAACCTTCCTCTTTAAGTCTCTGAGTATTTTCTCTGATTGCATTTTTTACAAGCCCATCTTCTGATTTTTTCTTTTCATCTGATATTTCGCCCTTTTGGGGTTTATATCCTCTAAGTTTTGCAATATGATATAGAACCCTAAATAATTCCGCTTCATTTATTCTTCTCTCAAGCCCTTCTGCTCTTAGTTGCCAAGGTGATTTTTCATATGCTTGTGGCTTCAAAATATCTTCTATTTGCTCGAGTGATAAAATATTATACTCTGCAAAAAGTTTTTTGATTTTTTCTAACCTAAATCTCCTTCTTCTTAGCCTTCTTCTTGATGACCTTTTTTCTCTTCTTGGCAAAGCAAGAGACTTACCATCTTTTGGGTTTTCTGCTTGTGTGAAAGCCCTTACGCCCAAGCCTAATAATTTGCCTTGAATAATTTCTCCAGTTTCTGGATCAATAGTTTGTAACTTATCTTCATCAATTTCTGAAATTGCCCAGCCTATTGATGATATTCCTATGTCAAGCCCTAGAATTTTTTTCATAACTTCAATCTTAGGTTTATTTCTTGACATTACTAAACTTAGAATTATATTCAATAATGAATTTCTCTTATAGAATATCTGTGTGGAAATGGTTGTTATAATAAGAAGAAATTCGTGGGTTCCTCCCGTGGCAATATTTTATATATTGTTTCGGGATACCCTTTTTGATTAACTTATTTACGGCTTTAATAATTCTCAGGTTTATCCCCCCTCAGCTTATCTAAAAAATCTGCCCAATCTTGCATCATTTGTTTTCTTTCTTTTAGATATTCAGCCCTATCATATGCAGAACCCAAAGCACCTTTTTTGCTATGTGCAAGGTGAGCATCAACAACATCAAATTTGTAATGTGTAATTTTTTGTTATCTAACCCCTTATAATCTCCGCATATCTCTCCACTAATGCAAGCATTTGGTTAGCTTCTGAGGGGCTTATTTTGCCAGTAATCATATTTTTAACTATTAACTCCCCTGCTTGTTTAATATCCTCTTTATTATTGAGTGTTATTTCTGAAATTTCAGCGGTTTCATCTTCAAGCAAGCAAACATTTTCAGGGCGTGGTGCAGGGATTATTTTATTTAATAGTAATTCTATAGCGTCTAAATGTCACCATTTTGCTTTTTCTATAAGCTTCTGCATTATCTGCTGGATATTCTCTTCGGTGATATGTTCAGCTAACCTTGTAAGTTTATTTTTACAACCTTTGGGCTTGCCTAGGGGGTTGCCACTCACCCCTTTTTGAAATAGCCATGACTTATGATTTTGAGAGCTAGAAATAACTAATTGCT encodes the following:
- the fliD gene encoding flagellar filament capping protein FliD codes for the protein MTTINLGNIVGNTISGIASGLDSTKLVEELSALRKRPIDTLNLQIKTNQTKVTEYSSLNTNLNALKNSVNFLRNPTGVLSNFSNAFEYRSANLFSTTLSASSYLSVTADPGAQIGNSKIEIGSIAKTLEQRTGSFNTRSLSATTASSGSYFTAGTFEIGSGVTKEVTGTTLTGFQLASGDYSVEGSATGILTAAGIENFNVVGGSGGLVGLQGSISGITASYDNTANTTTLSFTKNGVVYTSNAITSDTSINAGANTGVASGAVITFTGNSGGVNETSFTLTLDEDIIIDDLQSNANSFATNLNSALSNQKIYQSRRINNFTNADVKAPLTGLTSSNVRFISDNFNTSNGQFGTIRDFQVQYSTGSNGIISVRVGDEIFRASNLGTTLNANLTLESTTSDKKIQINLGDAGVSANISTRENASSLEKALGYAFGTRELVDFTIVEGESLNDIVFNLNQKKSLTGLSASIVQVGDFDFRLSLKSATEGLDNSYQFFDAGGVLTNASITTTQSASNAIFSVDGVEIERSTNTIADVKENVTFTLRNVTPDYGEITADSIDVAINFDADLVTERIVAFLDSYNAFRVYEAKQNERDPATQKYKDTAILGGDTILKSLSDLLSIEINRIVDGTTDSNFRSLADIGITLNDFAGDETTIATNNILNYDESELKNAIANNFEKIREIFELKSTISSSNLVLSKSSNSITLNEFKLDIDTSRAVGQQVKLLNADGTDYLSGGQNVYLSLSAGIISGATGTPVAGLEFIYTGDGTDEISVSITQGIADKIYNIADDYLKDGGILEVTIDEIVASNEDFSSEVISLEDRLEDYVKRLRDQFAALEQAINSANSVLLLLEAQDNVRNARN
- a CDS encoding flagellar protein FliS; the encoded protein is MTYAINNYKNAFQTLDKFSNLFSLYEGAIVSLMQAKDAIINKDVQTRYNKIEKAYLIVSGLRDCLDIENGGEVAETLKDWYTGVCYRILSINSSEDLSMCDMCIRHLKEMKDSWLEAKNTYEKELKEDSKSGANDGFLPDISIYFNPANIGAMQAQPMAFSV
- a CDS encoding calcium-binding protein yields the protein MTILGTANGQRLTGTTNDDIFDNGGFLVRINALAGNDEINLTNTNYPANTRRFSYVDAGEGNDVVNGSENRDVVYGGSGNDLIIGNGGNDTLRSGTSDSAGASISYNGTNFVGDIIDGGTGDDAIFVRDGGLALVFGGDDNDRIYFQNSANGNIADAGSGNDQVYGSRGNDILAGGDGEDIIRGKSGDDELNGDAGDDDIRGGFGDDKISGGDGADKLYGNLGNDELNGDDGDDLIYAGSGDDIIDGGVGNDSIFGGSGNDIIKGGDGDDNIRASSGNDNISGGLGNDILEGGGGNDIFTFDFTASGEKDIIKGFRNGDKIALNSGIDFSDLVIVKTGSISEITLPDGQIIEVNTTSNFTFDADDFTTI
- the cas2 gene encoding CRISPR-associated endonuclease Cas2 — encoded protein: MKIKEERYMRILVFFDLPTETKFDRKCASRFRNYLLNDGYFMVQFSVYCRICKGLDAVDKYITRLKNNLPPRGSVRVLEVTDKQYSRIKILVGERKKIEKVTKEQLVLL
- the cas1 gene encoding type II CRISPR-associated endonuclease Cas1; amino-acid sequence: MSWRIVNITKESKLSLKSNQLLYKPADNSEEVTIPLEDIAIIMADNSEISFSANLLQAIADNGIALFITDKSHLPSGIFLPFHKHSRYTEIFNLQINWSEPFKKRIWQKIIEQKIYNQFSVIKKINKTENIRLLKLSKSVLSGDSENNEAQAAKEYWQELFANFKRGKEDIKNKALNYGYAILRGAVARAVVSSGFMPSLGVFHSNNLNSFNLADDLIEPFRPFIDELVYTEFQDNEKPDLTPKDKQNLISVLTKFCMFDGEKITILKAIERSAETLQKATKEKDTNFLILPNLGF